A genomic window from Lotus japonicus ecotype B-129 chromosome 1, LjGifu_v1.2 includes:
- the LOC130731362 gene encoding BTB/POZ domain-containing protein POB1 produces MKDFNSDLFEPGTVMDSDYSRGGASSSSSDADFGFAFNDSNFSDRILRIEIMDDSVETRSDSDGCTTIADWARQRKRRREDIKKENNVVDLTLLPDEQILNENQTDIDDFVPCENQDEEAVAMVEEPPSGDETAVANSNDSNLNMDCSAVARVRTLHISSPILAAKSPFFYKLFSNGMRESEQRHVTLRITASEEAALMELLNFMYSNSLSITSPPGLLDVLMAADKFEVASCMRYCSRLLRNIPMSPESALLYLELPSSVLMADAVQPLTDAAKQYLAGRYKDITKFQEEVMGLPLPGIEAILSSDELQVASEDAVYDFVLKWARTQYPRLEDRREVLGTRLARLIRFPYMTCRRLKKVLSCTDFDNDVSSKLVIEALFFKAEAPHRQRVLAAEASSSNRLFVERAYKYRPVKVVEFELPRQQCVVYLDLKREECANLFPSGRVYSQAFHLGGQGFFLSAHCNMDQQSSFHCFGLFLGMQEKGSVSFAVDYEFAARSRPTEEFVSKYKGNYTFTGGKAVGYRNLFAIPWTSFLAEDSLYFINGVLHLRAELTIRQ; encoded by the exons ATGAAGGATTTCAATTCGGATCTATTTGAACCGGGCACGGTTATGGACTCCGATTACTCTCGCGGCGgtgcttcctcttcctcctccgatgCTGATTTCGGCTTTGCATTCAATGACAGCAACTTCTCTGACCGGATCCTCAGGATCGAGATTATGGATGACTCGGTCGAGACTCGCTCTGATTCCGACGGATGCACCACCATCGCCGACTGGGCTCGCCAACGCAAGAGGAGAAGGGAGGATATCAAGAAGGAAAATAATG TGGTGGATCTTACTTTATTGCCTGACGAACAAATTTTGAACGAGAATCAGACTGATATAGATGATTTTGTGCCCTGTGAGAATCAGGATGAAGAGGCAGTTGCAATGGTTGAAGAACCCCCTTCAG GTGATGAGACTGCAGTTGCAAACAGTAATGATTCAAACTTGAACATGGACTGCTCTGCTGTCGCGAGGGTTAGAACATTACATATTAGTTCTCCTATCTTGGCTGCTAAAAGTCCTTTCTTCTACAAG CTTTTCTCAAATGGGATGAGGGAGTCAGAGCAGAGGCATGTCACCCTGAGAATTACTGCATCTG AGGAAGCTGCTCTCATGGAGCTTCTGAACTTTATGTATAGTAATAGCTTAAGCATTACTTCACCACCTGGTTTATTGGATGTGTTGATGGCTGCTGACAAATTTGAAGTTGCTTCATGCATGAGATACTGTAGCCGGTTATTGCGGAATATTCCTATGTCACCTGAGTCTGCGCTGCTTTACCTTGAGCTTCCTTCTAGTGTCTTAATGGCTGATGCAGTTCAGCCATTGACTGATGCAGCAAAGCAGTATCTTGCTGGTCGATACAAAGATATAACAAA GTTCCAGGAAGAGGTTATGGGCTTGCCTCTACCTGGAATAGAGGCAATTCTCTCAAGTGATGAACTCCAGGTTGCATCAGAGGATGCTGTCTATGACTTTGTCTTGAAGTGGGCTCGAACCCAGTACCCAAGATTGGAAGATAGGAGAGAAGTCCTGGGTACAAGGCTTGCCCGTTTGATTCGCTTTCCTTACATGACCTGCCGAAGGCTTAAGAAGGTCTTATCCTGTACTGACTTTGACAATGATGTTTCATCCAAGCTTGTAATTGAAGCCCTCTTTTTTAAGGCTGAGGCTCCACACCGCCAACGCGTACTGGCTGCTGAGGCGTCGTCCTCCAATCGTCTTTTTGTGGAGCGAGCATACAAGTACCGCCCTGTTAAAGTGGTGGAATTTGAACTTCCGCGCCAGCAGTGTGTGGTTTACTTGGATCTGAAGCGAGAGGAGTGTGCCAATTTGTTCCCATCTGGCCGTGTCTATTCTCAGGCATTCCATTTGGGTGGACAGGGGTTTTTCTTATCAGCACATTGCAACATGGACCAACAAAGCTCATTTCACTGTTTTGGCTTGTTTTTAGGAATGCAGGAAAAAGGCTCTGTTAGCTTTGCTGTTGACTATGAATTTGCCGCGAGGTCTAGACCAACTGAGGAATTCGTCAGCAAGTACAAAGGCAATTATACATTCACTGGTGGAAAGGCTGTTGGGTACAGAAACTTGTTTGCAATTCCATGGACTTCATTCCTGGCTGAGGATAGTCTTTACTTCATCAATGGCGTTCTCCATCTTAGGGCTGAGCTCACCATCAGGCAGTGA
- the LOC130731363 gene encoding GDSL esterase/lipase At4g01130-like has protein sequence MSSRVFINILVIFTVVLPCLVSLSHSKCDFKAIFNFGDSNSDTGGFFAAFPAESGPFGMTYFNKPTGRASDGRLIIDFLAQALGFPFLSPYLQSIGSDYRHGANFATLASTALLPHNCLFAGGISPFSLAIQLNQMKQFATKVKEADKIGSKLPSPDIFGKSLYTFYIGQNDFTSNLSAIDIGGVEEFLPQVVSQIAGTIKELYDLGGRAFMVLNLAPIGCYPSLLVQRPHNSSDLDEFGCMVSYDNAVVDYNNMLKETLTQTRKSLSDASVIYVDSYSVLLELFQHPTSHGLQYGTKSCCGYGGGAYNFDKRVYCGNTIKINGTTISATACNDPYNYVSWDGIHATEAANKLTTLAILNGSYSDPPFPFHEHCDLQPIG, from the exons ATGAGTTCAAGGGTCTTCATCAATATCTTGGTCATTTTCACAGTTGTGTTGCCTTGCTTGGTCAGTTTAAGTCACTCTAAATGTGATTTCAAGGCAATCTTCAACTTTGGAGATTCAAATTCAGACACTGGTGGCTTTTTTGCAGCTTTTCCTGCAGAATCTGGTCCCTTTGGAATGACTTACTTCAACAAACCAACAGGCAGAGCTTCAGATGGGAGACTCATCATTGATTTTCTTG CTCAAGCTCTTGGATTTCCATTTTTGAGTCCATATCTGCAATCAATAGGATCAGATTATAGACATGGAGCCAACTTTGCTACATTAGCTTCCACTGCGCTTCTGCCTCATAATTGTTTGTTCGCTGGTGGGATCAGTCCTTTCTCCCTTGCTATCCAGCTCAACCAAATGAAGCAATTTGCAACTAAAGTTAAGGAAGCTGATAAAATAG GATCCAAACTTCCTTCACCAGATATATTTGGAAAATCTCTCTACACGTTCTACATAGGCCAAAATGATTTTACTTCCAACTTATCAGCCATTGACATTGGTGGAGTGGAGGAGTTCCTACCTCAAGTTGTTTCACAAATTGCTGGCACCATTAAG GAGCTATATGATCTTGGTGGGCGTGCATTTATGGTGCTTAATCTGGCACCAATTGGATGCTACCCTTCACTCTTGGTGCAGCGTCCTCATAACAGTTCAGACCTTGATGAATTTGGATGCATGGTTTCTTACGACAATGCTGTAGTGGACTATAACAACATGTTAAAAGAGACATTGACACAAACCAGAAAGAGTCTTTCAGATGCTTCTGTCATATATGTTGATAGTTACTCTGTTCTGTTAGAGCTCTTCCAGCATCCTACTTCTCATG GGCTTCAATATGGTACAAAATCATGCTGTGGATATGGAGGGGGTGCCTACAACTTTGATAAAAGAGTTTACTGCGGCAACACTATTAAGATAAATGGCACCACAATATCAGCAACAGCATGCAATGACCCCTACAACTATGTGAGTTGGGATGGGATCCATGCCACAGAAGCAGCAAACAAGCTGACTACCTTAGCCATTCTTAATGGATCCTATTCTGACCCCCCTTTCCCATTTCATGAACACTGTGATCTTCAACCTATTGGTTGA
- the LOC130732758 gene encoding GDSL esterase/lipase At4g01130-like, with protein sequence MKTLQLSWIARRFILVCMVMIMFSWVGPSNSVCEFDAIFNFGDSNVDTGGYNAAFPAQASPFGMTYFKKPVGRASDGRLIVDFLAEALGLPYLSPYLQSIGSDYRHGASFASSASTVLKPTTSFHLSGLSPFFLNIQLKQLEQFKARVGEFYQEKGRKLFDDCSIGNILPPPDVFKKSIYTFYIGQNDFISKLASNGSIDGVRDYIPQIVSQIDAAIKDVYAQGGRTCLVFNLAPVGCFPAYLVELPHGSLDVDEFGCVLSYNKAVDDYNKLLKETLAKTRKTLKGASLIYVDTHSVLLKLFHNPSSHGLKFGSRACCGHGGGDYNFDPKILCGHSAATACEDPQNYVSWDGFHLTEAANKHVTLAILNGSLFDPPFPLHQLCDLKPIY encoded by the exons ATGAAGACACTTCAGCTCTCATGGATAGCGAGGAGATTCATACTGGTTTGCATGGTGATGATCATGTTTTCATGGGTGGGTCCAAGTAATTCAGTGTGTGAGTTTGATGCCATATTTAACTTTGGAGATTCAAATGTGGATACTGGTGGGTATAATGCTGCCTTTCCAGCACAGGCTAGTCCCTTTGGAATGACTTACTTCAAGAAACCGGTTGGAAGGGCAAGCGATGGGAGGCTCATTGTGGATTTTCTTG CTGAAGCTCTTGGATTGCCATATCTGAGCCCATATCTGCAATCCATTGGATCTGACTATAGACATGGGGCAAGCTTTGCATCTTCAGCATCCACTGTGCTTAAGCCCACTACTTCATTTCATCTCAGCGGGCTTAGCCCCTTTTTCCTTAACATCCAGCTCAAGCAGCTGGAGCAATTTAAAGCCAGAGTTGGTGAATTTTATCAAGAAAAAG GCAGAAAGTTATTCGATGATTGCTCCATAGGAAATATTCTTCCTCCACCAGATGTCTTTAAGAAATCCATTTACACGTTCTATATTGGCCAAAATGACTTCATATCCAAATTAGCATCCAATGGCAGCATAGATGGAGTGAGGGATTACATTCCTCAAATTGTCTCACAAATTGATGCTGCTATTAAG GATGTATATGCACAAGGTGGGAGAACATGTCTTGTATTCAATCTTGCTCCTGTGGGATGCTTTCCAGCATACTTGGTGGAGCTTCCTCATGGAAGCTTAGATGTTGATGAGTTTGGCTGTGTGCTTTCTTACAACAAGGCTGTGGATGATTATAACAAACTGCTAAAAGAGACCTTGGCAAAAACCAGAAAAACTCTTAAGGGTGCTTCACTCATTTATGTGGACACTCACTCTGTGCTGTTGAAACTCTTCCACAATCCCTCATCTCATG GGCTCAAGTTTGGTTCCAGAGCATGTTGTGGGCATGGAGGTGGTGACTACAACTTTGACCCTAAAATATTGTGTGGCCATTCGGCTGCAACTGCCTGTGAGGACCCCCAAAACTATGTGAGCTGGGATGGCTTTCATTTGACAGAAGCTGCAAACAAGCATGTCACTTTGGCCATTCTCAACGGCTCCCTTTTTGATCCCCCTTTCCCACTTCACCAACTTTGTGATCTCAAACCTATTTATTGA